The following are encoded in a window of Candidatus Moraniibacteriota bacterium genomic DNA:
- a CDS encoding DUF3800 domain-containing protein: protein MTQEQKKLYLYADESGQDTHGKFFVVSAFVTEKERSQLESFLFDIEKKSGKKNSKWNGSKYEFRQIYIEQLLEWKMARYSLFFGVFKDTVQYIDLTSLLCAKAILKKSKGKPYKATLFIDGFKKKEVDIFKKGLRDLHIHARKIRGVKKDENNAFIRLVDAMCGLIRDAEEGDVWALSIVKKLLTKNILSRL from the coding sequence ATGACGCAAGAGCAAAAGAAATTATATCTTTATGCGGATGAATCAGGTCAAGATACTCATGGTAAATTTTTTGTGGTAAGTGCTTTTGTCACGGAGAAAGAACGGTCTCAGCTCGAGTCATTCCTTTTCGATATTGAAAAGAAAAGTGGTAAAAAGAATTCCAAGTGGAATGGTTCCAAATATGAATTTAGACAAATATATATAGAACAACTTCTCGAGTGGAAGATGGCTCGATATTCTCTATTCTTCGGTGTCTTCAAAGATACTGTCCAATATATAGATCTTACTTCACTCCTTTGCGCCAAAGCGATATTGAAAAAATCAAAAGGGAAACCATACAAAGCAACATTATTTATCGATGGCTTTAAGAAAAAAGAAGTTGATATTTTTAAAAAAGGATTACGAGATCTTCATATTCACGCAAGGAAAATTCGAGGTGTGAAAAAGGATGAAAATAATGCTTTTATCCGACTCGTAGATGCTATGTGCGGACTTATTAGAGACGCTGAGGAAGGAGATGTATGGGCTCTTTCAATAGTCAAAAAACTTCTCACAAAAAATATACTGAGTCGTCTTTAA
- a CDS encoding SDR family oxidoreductase, giving the protein MNKKILITGGAGFIGSHLIKRLLHEGHEVLCVDNFFTGNKDNILPFLDNPRFELMRHDVTFPLYVEVDEIYNLACPASPIHYQFDPVQTTKTSVHGAINMLGLAKRTQAKILQASTSEVYGDPEVHPQDETYWGRVNPVGIRSCYDEGKRCAETLFFDYFRQHHLPIRVIRIFNTYGPNMHPRDGRVVSNFIVQALKNEDITIYGNGEQTRSFQYVDDLIEGMVRMMENKKDFTGPVNIGNPKEFTMKQLAEIILRLIPESKSTLVYKPLPQDDPRQRKPDITLAKKMLDWEPKIDLEKGLIQTIEYFRGKIKEL; this is encoded by the coding sequence ATGAACAAAAAAATTCTCATAACGGGTGGAGCAGGATTTATCGGTTCTCATCTTATAAAACGACTTTTACATGAGGGTCATGAGGTTCTCTGTGTTGATAATTTTTTCACGGGAAATAAAGATAATATATTACCCTTTCTCGACAATCCTCGCTTCGAACTTATGCGTCATGACGTAACATTTCCCCTTTATGTAGAAGTGGATGAAATTTACAATCTTGCATGTCCCGCATCTCCCATTCATTATCAATTTGATCCTGTACAAACGACCAAAACTTCCGTACATGGTGCTATTAATATGTTAGGACTTGCCAAGAGAACTCAGGCGAAAATTCTACAAGCATCCACAAGTGAAGTGTACGGAGATCCTGAGGTGCACCCTCAAGACGAAACCTATTGGGGGAGGGTAAATCCTGTTGGTATTCGATCTTGTTATGATGAAGGAAAACGTTGTGCGGAGACACTTTTTTTCGATTATTTTCGTCAGCATCATCTTCCTATACGAGTAATAAGAATTTTCAATACATACGGACCCAATATGCATCCCCGAGATGGAAGAGTTGTTTCAAACTTTATCGTACAAGCATTAAAAAATGAAGATATAACCATTTATGGAAATGGGGAACAAACGAGAAGTTTTCAATACGTGGATGATCTTATAGAAGGTATGGTGCGAATGATGGAAAATAAAAAAGATTTCACTGGTCCTGTAAATATAGGGAATCCGAAAGAATTTACTATGAAACAACTTGCTGAAATAATTCTTCGGCTTATTCCTGAAAGTAAAAGTACTCTTGTATATAAACCTCTCCCTCAAGATGATCCTAGACAACGAAAACCCGATATAACCCTTGCGAAAAAAATGCTCGACTGGGAACCAAAAATAGATCTTGAAAAAGGCCTTATACAAACCATTGAATATTTTCGAGGAAAAATAAAAGAATTGTAA
- a CDS encoding glycosyltransferase, which yields MSGLERAMENKKNIVIVAHKFLTQPDDELVNFLNREKFENVLHIRHSFSDAKDRCSYYTWYKKGQIHKEQRTKDYKNVFEPFLYAKEIFFTLKWIAFSSVKWDVYIGMDGLCVLFGNILRFFGKIQKTIFWAIDFVPESRFQEGIKNKIYHRINIWGYKNSDEMWDLSPRMVEAREKFLGIKKDDYRKHKVIPYGMWTQEIRTYSFDECEKNTLVFMGHLLEKQGAQLVIMAISEIIKTIPDFRFKIIGDGKYKNELISLAKEKKVSKYCNFMGKIDDIRKLEDEVAKSAIAIAPYIKKLDTWTYYADPGKVKTYIACGVPLLFTDVSWNAREIQEKGCGYVISEDIQEITDKVVEFLKKDINQQCREKCHEYAKSFDYENIFNNLLL from the coding sequence ATGAGTGGTTTAGAAAGAGCTATGGAAAATAAAAAAAATATTGTCATTGTAGCTCATAAATTTCTTACTCAACCCGATGATGAATTAGTAAATTTTCTTAATCGGGAAAAGTTTGAAAATGTTCTTCATATACGACACAGCTTTTCAGATGCCAAAGATCGTTGTAGTTATTACACTTGGTACAAAAAGGGACAAATTCATAAAGAACAAAGAACGAAGGATTATAAGAATGTATTCGAACCTTTTTTATATGCCAAAGAAATATTTTTTACTTTGAAATGGATAGCATTTTCTTCTGTTAAATGGGATGTTTATATAGGGATGGATGGATTATGCGTTTTATTTGGAAATATTTTGCGATTTTTTGGAAAGATCCAAAAAACTATTTTTTGGGCCATTGATTTCGTTCCCGAATCTAGATTTCAAGAAGGAATAAAAAACAAAATATATCATCGTATTAATATTTGGGGATATAAAAATTCAGATGAAATGTGGGATCTTTCTCCTCGCATGGTAGAAGCAAGAGAGAAATTTCTTGGTATCAAAAAAGATGACTATCGAAAACACAAAGTTATTCCTTATGGCATGTGGACACAAGAAATACGCACATATTCTTTCGATGAATGTGAAAAAAATACTTTGGTTTTTATGGGACATCTATTAGAAAAACAAGGTGCTCAATTAGTAATAATGGCAATTTCAGAAATTATTAAAACTATACCAGACTTTCGATTCAAAATTATTGGAGATGGGAAGTATAAAAATGAACTGATTTCACTAGCAAAAGAAAAAAAGGTTTCAAAATATTGTAATTTTATGGGAAAGATTGATGATATTCGAAAATTAGAAGATGAGGTAGCAAAGTCTGCTATTGCTATCGCACCATACATTAAGAAACTTGATACATGGACTTATTATGCTGATCCTGGAAAAGTAAAGACGTATATTGCATGTGGCGTACCCCTTCTTTTTACAGATGTTTCATGGAATGCTCGAGAAATACAAGAAAAAGGTTGTGGTTACGTTATTTCTGAAGATATACAAGAAATAACTGATAAAGTAGTAGAGTTTCTCAAGAAAGATATTAATCAACAATGTAGAGAAAAATGTCACGAATACGCAAAGTCATTTGATTATGAAAATATATTTAATAATTTACTTTTATGA
- the gmd gene encoding GDP-mannose 4,6-dehydratase: MKKAFITGITGQDGSYLAELLLEKGYEVHGMIRRASTFNTERIDHLYHDPHINGASLFLHYGDLSDSSNISRLLTKIQPDEIYHLGAQSHVRVSFDIPEYTGDVVGLGTVRILDAIKDSGIKTRFYQASSSEMFGKVQEIPQKETTPFYPRSPYACAKVYAYWITKNYRESYGIFACNGILFNHESPRRGETFVTRKITRGLSRIKHGLDKKLYLGNIDSKRDWGYAKDYVEGMWRILQQDKPDDYVLATNETHTVREFIEETAKHLSIDLIWEGKGIKEKGRDKKTGKIIIEIDPKYFRPTEVDLLIGDYSRAKEKLGWEPKTKFHELVKIMTEADEEMVKKMK; this comes from the coding sequence ATGAAAAAAGCCTTTATTACAGGTATAACTGGACAAGATGGAAGTTACCTTGCGGAACTTCTTCTTGAAAAAGGTTATGAAGTGCATGGAATGATTCGACGGGCTTCTACTTTCAATACAGAGCGAATTGATCATCTCTATCATGATCCACATATTAATGGAGCATCTCTTTTTCTTCATTATGGAGATCTTTCTGATAGCAGTAATATTTCTCGACTTCTTACGAAAATACAACCAGATGAAATTTATCATCTTGGAGCACAAAGCCATGTTCGAGTGAGTTTTGATATTCCTGAATATACAGGAGATGTAGTTGGTTTGGGAACGGTTCGGATTCTCGATGCTATTAAGGATAGCGGAATAAAAACACGTTTTTATCAAGCATCAAGCTCCGAAATGTTTGGAAAAGTTCAAGAAATTCCCCAAAAAGAAACGACACCTTTCTACCCACGATCTCCCTATGCTTGTGCTAAAGTATATGCGTACTGGATAACGAAAAATTATCGAGAAAGTTATGGAATCTTCGCTTGTAATGGAATCCTTTTTAATCATGAATCTCCAAGAAGAGGAGAGACCTTTGTAACCCGAAAAATTACTCGTGGACTTTCACGCATTAAACATGGACTTGATAAAAAACTCTATCTTGGAAATATTGATTCTAAACGAGATTGGGGATATGCCAAAGATTATGTAGAAGGGATGTGGAGAATACTTCAGCAGGACAAACCGGACGACTATGTTTTAGCGACCAATGAAACGCATACGGTAAGAGAATTTATAGAAGAAACAGCAAAACATTTGAGTATAGATTTGATATGGGAAGGAAAGGGAATAAAGGAAAAGGGGAGAGATAAAAAAACTGGAAAAATTATTATTGAAATTGATCCTAAATATTTTCGACCAACGGAAGTCGATCTTCTTATAGGAGATTATTCTCGAGCAAAAGAAAAATTAGGATGGGAACCAAAAACAAAATTTCATGAATTGGTAAAGATTATGACAGAGGCTGATGAAGAAATGGTGAAAAAAATGAAATAA
- a CDS encoding nucleotidyl transferase AbiEii/AbiGii toxin family protein has product MHQEILNNKQSSLLPFLGKFSPDFGLVGGTAIALHIGHRESIDFDLFTHNEDFNGEKILTKFKKFSPIERMYRNDKNELTFLAQNVQITFLYYPYPIEFLNEFQHGIHLPDLLTLGAMKLYALGRRAKWKDYVDMYFILRNFHSLYEIIAKAQKIFGNEINEKILREQLCYFEDIDYTESVTYLPEFKTSNETIKEFLTQISVS; this is encoded by the coding sequence ATGCACCAAGAAATCCTCAACAATAAACAATCATCACTTCTTCCTTTTCTTGGAAAATTTTCTCCTGATTTTGGTTTGGTCGGAGGAACAGCTATTGCTCTCCATATAGGACATAGAGAATCTATTGATTTTGATCTTTTTACTCATAACGAAGATTTTAATGGTGAAAAGATTCTTACAAAATTCAAAAAATTTTCTCCTATAGAAAGAATGTATCGAAATGATAAAAATGAACTTACATTTCTTGCTCAAAATGTTCAAATCACATTCCTTTATTACCCATATCCAATTGAATTTTTAAACGAATTTCAACATGGTATACATCTTCCTGATCTTTTGACTCTCGGTGCTATGAAACTCTATGCATTGGGACGTCGAGCTAAATGGAAAGACTATGTTGATATGTATTTTATTCTTCGAAACTTTCATTCCCTTTATGAGATAATAGCAAAAGCTCAAAAAATATTTGGAAATGAAATTAATGAAAAAATACTTCGTGAACAACTTTGTTACTTTGAAGATATTGATTATACAGAGTCTGTAACCTATCTTCCAGAATTTAAAACTTCTAATGAAACTATAAAGGAATTTCTTACTCAAATAAGTGTTTCATAA
- a CDS encoding DUF86 domain-containing protein, with amino-acid sequence MDRNKLHLYDILQAIEKVERYLNNVDFVHYSQDEILTDAIARQLGIMGEATNRLSQEFREKYPEQIPYKSMIGMRNFLVHDYAKVDRKILWETAKKDLPNLKKSVSSLLNQLNEKI; translated from the coding sequence ATGGATAGAAACAAACTTCATCTATACGATATTTTACAAGCTATAGAAAAAGTTGAACGTTATTTGAACAATGTTGATTTTGTTCATTATAGTCAAGATGAAATACTTACAGATGCTATAGCAAGACAACTTGGCATTATGGGTGAAGCCACAAATCGTCTTTCACAAGAATTTCGTGAAAAATATCCAGAGCAAATTCCTTATAAAAGCATGATCGGCATGAGAAACTTTCTTGTTCATGATTATGCAAAAGTTGATCGAAAAATACTTTGGGAAACGGCCAAAAAAGATCTTCCTAACCTCAAAAAATCTGTTTCTTCTCTTTTGAATCAATTAAATGAAAAAATTTGA
- a CDS encoding DUF2207 domain-containing protein has protein sequence MKKIHWWRILCVSVFFFFGMPLLVWAKSYTYESIDVDIDINKDATILVREKQVFQFSGEFHKGYREIILNGTDAIRDIAVYDERGVNLSYQKNLSQEYIPGLEGNYNYQKSGGFMKIWWFFDAQDETKTFTLEYTVVGALSFFDDKDELYWNILTDYDVAIASSTVQISLPEESEMNTLKIKEYLQGDESSFSEILNEKTALASATQLQSGADFTVAFGFPRGIIDRGAYWESLFSLYWGYILGVLIWLITLIFCLGYWYMSEKYNKGRGTIIAEYEPPHHLPPAIGEVIMKEKISSKTWASTIIDLAVRGHVKIEEEPVQAWMKYLIFLPGIIGAFFVGQIIFVMMPTEDVFLKILALCVFIGIGVISFTKDKNKGRFEKKEYKLFLIKDNAKDILRPFEKEFLSVLFSGRAGVFSTREIKKEDELKRQMMYRKFQALQKSFFDEVAQLGFHNHSLKKESYGKTGLIFFFFGLFFLSSFIGFWGSWHFLIATLLGASALISYFIWFEVKLTPEGNEEKEKWLGFKEFLYKTERYRVQELTPDMFYTLLPYAMIFGIERQWAKRFEGIVVNNPDWHTSPTMSTSGSSSFVSSGSVGAFSAGAFSASLSSSFSSAFASSSGSSGGASGGGGSAGGGGGGGGGGAS, from the coding sequence ATGAAAAAAATACACTGGTGGAGAATACTATGCGTTAGCGTTTTCTTTTTCTTTGGGATGCCTTTACTTGTTTGGGCCAAGTCATATACATATGAAAGTATTGATGTTGATATTGATATAAACAAAGACGCAACGATCCTTGTAAGAGAAAAGCAGGTATTTCAATTTTCTGGAGAATTTCATAAAGGCTATCGAGAAATTATCCTCAATGGAACAGACGCTATTCGAGATATAGCTGTCTATGATGAGAGAGGGGTAAATCTTTCGTACCAAAAAAATCTTTCGCAAGAATACATACCTGGACTTGAAGGAAACTATAACTACCAAAAATCTGGAGGTTTTATGAAAATTTGGTGGTTTTTTGATGCACAAGATGAAACAAAAACATTCACTCTAGAATATACCGTCGTTGGCGCCCTTTCTTTTTTCGATGATAAAGACGAATTGTATTGGAATATTCTTACCGATTATGATGTCGCTATTGCTTCTTCTACGGTACAAATCTCTCTTCCTGAAGAAAGTGAAATGAACACACTAAAAATAAAAGAATACCTTCAAGGGGATGAAAGTTCTTTCTCAGAAATTCTCAATGAAAAAACAGCTCTTGCCAGTGCAACACAGCTTCAATCGGGGGCAGATTTTACCGTAGCTTTCGGATTTCCTCGGGGAATCATTGATCGTGGAGCTTATTGGGAAAGTCTCTTTTCTTTATACTGGGGATATATTCTCGGTGTTCTTATTTGGCTTATTACTCTTATTTTCTGTCTTGGATATTGGTATATGAGTGAAAAATACAATAAAGGACGAGGGACGATCATCGCCGAATACGAGCCTCCTCATCATTTACCTCCAGCAATAGGAGAAGTTATTATGAAAGAGAAAATTTCTTCTAAGACATGGGCGTCTACCATTATAGATCTCGCTGTTCGTGGACATGTAAAAATAGAAGAAGAACCTGTACAAGCATGGATGAAATATCTTATCTTTCTTCCAGGAATAATCGGTGCTTTTTTCGTGGGGCAAATTATTTTTGTCATGATGCCTACAGAAGATGTTTTTCTGAAAATCTTGGCATTGTGTGTGTTTATAGGTATAGGAGTTATTTCTTTTACAAAAGATAAGAATAAGGGGAGATTTGAGAAAAAAGAATATAAACTTTTTCTCATAAAAGATAACGCGAAAGACATATTACGCCCATTTGAAAAAGAATTTCTCTCGGTGCTTTTTTCTGGAAGGGCTGGTGTGTTTTCAACTCGAGAAATTAAGAAAGAAGATGAACTTAAGCGACAAATGATGTATAGAAAATTTCAAGCTCTCCAAAAAAGTTTTTTTGATGAAGTGGCTCAGCTCGGTTTTCATAACCATTCCCTTAAGAAAGAATCATATGGAAAAACAGGACTTATATTTTTCTTTTTCGGTCTTTTTTTCCTCTCTTCCTTTATAGGTTTTTGGGGATCGTGGCATTTCTTGATAGCTACTCTTTTGGGGGCATCTGCTCTTATTTCATACTTCATTTGGTTTGAAGTGAAACTCACGCCAGAAGGAAATGAAGAAAAAGAGAAATGGTTAGGATTTAAAGAATTTCTCTACAAAACAGAACGGTATCGTGTCCAAGAACTTACACCTGACATGTTTTATACACTTCTTCCATACGCTATGATTTTTGGTATAGAGAGGCAATGGGCGAAACGTTTCGAAGGTATCGTGGTGAACAATCCTGATTGGCATACATCCCCAACAATGTCTACCTCGGGGAGCTCTTCTTTTGTTTCGTCTGGATCTGTAGGAGCTTTTTCCGCGGGGGCGTTCTCCGCATCACTTAGCTCAAGTTTTTCATCAGCTTTTGCAAGTTCATCAGGCTCTTCAGGTGGAGCTTCTGGTGGGGGAGGATCAGCAGGTGGTGGAGGTGGAGGAGGTGGCGGTGGCGCTAGTTAA
- a CDS encoding GDP-L-fucose synthase, which translates to MEKKAKIFVAGHTGLVGSSIVRRLKKENYKNIILLTKEELDLLDQHAVHNFFQKETPEYVFLSAAKVGGILANKQYKADFIYENLQIQNNIIHSSWKSGVKKLLFLGSSCIYPKLSPQPIKEEYLLTGLLEETNDAYAIAKIAGIKMCQSFNEQYNTKFISVMPTNLYGPGDNFDKETSHVLPAMIRKFHEAKVNNKKEVILWGTGTPKREFLYVDDLADALVFLMNTYENSEIVNIGTGKDLSIKELAKTIKGVVNFSGKIIWDTEKPNGTPRKLLNVSRLHKIGWKHSIELEEGIQRTYEWFRKSYGK; encoded by the coding sequence ATGGAAAAAAAAGCAAAAATTTTTGTTGCCGGACATACTGGATTAGTGGGCTCATCTATCGTAAGAAGATTAAAAAAGGAAAATTATAAGAATATAATCCTTTTGACAAAAGAGGAATTGGATCTTTTGGATCAGCATGCTGTACATAATTTTTTTCAGAAGGAAACGCCTGAATATGTTTTTTTATCTGCAGCAAAAGTTGGAGGAATTCTTGCAAATAAACAATACAAGGCAGATTTTATTTATGAGAATCTTCAAATTCAAAATAATATCATTCATTCTTCTTGGAAAAGTGGGGTAAAAAAACTTCTTTTTTTAGGAAGCTCTTGTATTTATCCAAAACTTTCTCCTCAGCCAATAAAAGAAGAATATCTTCTTACCGGACTATTAGAAGAAACAAATGATGCGTATGCTATTGCCAAAATTGCTGGAATAAAAATGTGTCAAAGTTTCAATGAACAATATAATACAAAATTTATTTCTGTAATGCCAACAAATCTTTATGGTCCAGGAGATAATTTTGACAAAGAAACATCTCACGTACTCCCTGCGATGATACGAAAATTCCATGAGGCAAAAGTAAACAACAAAAAAGAAGTTATTCTATGGGGGACAGGAACTCCAAAAAGAGAATTTTTGTATGTAGATGATTTAGCGGATGCTCTTGTATTCCTTATGAATACGTATGAAAATTCTGAAATTGTTAATATTGGTACAGGCAAAGATCTTTCTATCAAAGAACTTGCCAAGACAATAAAAGGAGTTGTAAATTTTTCTGGAAAGATTATTTGGGATACGGAAAAGCCCAATGGCACACCAAGAAAACTTCTAAATGTTTCTCGATTACACAAAATCGGTTGGAAGCATTCCATTGAACTCGAAGAAGGTATCCAAAGAACGTATGAGTGGTTTAGAAAGAGCTATGGAAAATAA
- a CDS encoding glycosyltransferase, which produces MKKNPLVSVITPAYNAEKYIGDTIESILNQTFKDFEFIILNDKSTDNTLKIIQEYAKKDSRIIVIDNEKNLGIAGNRNKGIKKAKGKYIVWQDADDISLPERIEKQYRFMEKNPKVGILGGFLEMFDDSGIVGLRKYDAHDKSLREKIFLYSPVAQPASIIRKKIFGEVGDYNLKYPPAEDIDMSFRIGMSYKFANLQEIVIRYREHPNSATFTKLKKIELSTLEIRKKYAKTKYYSMSFFDKMYNLFQFFSIFIIPPKIKIWIFDKIRNN; this is translated from the coding sequence ATGAAAAAAAATCCATTAGTTTCTGTCATTACTCCCGCATACAATGCAGAAAAATATATCGGAGATACTATAGAAAGTATCTTAAATCAAACTTTCAAAGATTTTGAATTTATCATTCTTAATGATAAATCAACAGATAATACTCTCAAAATTATTCAAGAATATGCGAAGAAAGATTCTCGAATTATCGTTATTGATAATGAAAAAAATCTTGGTATCGCTGGAAATCGAAACAAAGGTATAAAAAAAGCAAAGGGAAAATACATTGTTTGGCAAGATGCAGATGATATTTCCTTGCCAGAAAGAATAGAAAAACAATATCGATTTATGGAAAAAAATCCAAAAGTTGGTATACTGGGTGGGTTTCTAGAAATGTTTGATGATTCTGGTATTGTAGGTTTGCGAAAATATGACGCTCATGATAAGTCTTTGAGAGAAAAAATTTTTCTTTATTCTCCCGTAGCTCAACCAGCATCGATTATTCGCAAAAAGATTTTTGGAGAAGTGGGGGATTATAATCTTAAATATCCTCCCGCGGAAGATATTGATATGTCTTTTCGTATAGGGATGAGCTATAAATTTGCCAATCTTCAAGAAATAGTTATTCGCTATCGAGAGCATCCTAACTCTGCGACATTTACCAAACTCAAAAAAATTGAACTCAGTACTTTGGAAATACGAAAAAAATACGCCAAAACCAAATATTACTCAATGAGTTTTTTTGATAAAATGTATAATTTATTTCAATTCTTCTCTATTTTTATTATCCCACCGAAAATAAAGATTTGGATATTTGATAAAATAAGAAATAATTAA
- a CDS encoding DUF1016 family protein codes for MDRNFLITKEYQSFIEKIKEGVQRARNKAIRSINSELISLYYFIGKQIVEKQKKSNWGEDFIGQIEADLKRIFPELRGFSRRNLNYMRSLYIFFGKNAKMPQLVAQIPWGHIRLILDKIRDKKEAEFYIQKTIENSWSRVILDHQISLNLYQRQGTLVSNFDSTINDRNITLIKESFKENYVLDFLNLEESAKERDLENALIKNITNFVLELGKGFAFVGKQHKLVFSPFAKRVLRVFPSLFSPFAKREYPSHRGGGICIPDIILKSQENPQKYASI; via the coding sequence ATGGATCGCAATTTTTTAATTACTAAAGAATACCAATCTTTTATAGAAAAGATAAAAGAGGGTGTACAACGAGCGAGAAATAAAGCCATTCGGAGTATAAATAGTGAGCTTATTAGCCTTTATTATTTTATCGGAAAGCAAATTGTAGAAAAACAAAAAAAATCAAATTGGGGTGAAGATTTTATTGGACAGATTGAAGCTGATTTGAAAAGAATTTTTCCCGAATTAAGAGGTTTTTCTCGTCGAAATCTCAATTATATGAGAAGTTTGTATATTTTCTTTGGAAAAAATGCAAAAATGCCACAGCTTGTGGCACAAATTCCTTGGGGACATATCCGGCTTATTTTAGATAAAATTAGAGATAAAAAAGAAGCTGAATTTTATATACAAAAGACTATTGAAAATTCTTGGTCTCGGGTTATTCTTGATCATCAGATTTCTTTGAATCTGTATCAACGACAGGGTACGCTTGTAAGTAATTTTGATTCTACGATTAATGATCGAAATATAACTCTTATCAAAGAATCTTTTAAGGAGAATTATGTTTTGGATTTTTTGAACTTGGAAGAATCCGCCAAAGAGCGTGATCTTGAGAATGCTCTTATTAAGAATATTACAAACTTTGTTCTTGAATTGGGTAAAGGATTCGCCTTTGTCGGCAAACAACATAAACTGGTCTTCTCTCCCTTTGCCAAAAGAGTATTACGAGTTTTTCCCTCCCTCTTCTCTCCCTTTGCCAAAAGGGAGTACCCGAGTCATCGAGGGGGAGGGATTTGTATTCCAGACATCATACTTAAGTCCCAAGAAAATCCACAAAAGTATGCGTCAATATGA
- a CDS encoding nucleotidyltransferase domain-containing protein — protein sequence MTQSHIITTIQKEVKNSPYRKDIREVFLFGSYAYGSPKDESDIDLLFVFEPKSSISFFDLVEIQSKMEKNIGKKIDLLTPEALNENIKENILSKAQKIYG from the coding sequence ATGACACAATCTCATATCATTACTACTATTCAGAAAGAGGTGAAGAACTCTCCATATCGAAAAGATATTCGGGAGGTTTTTCTTTTTGGATCATATGCATACGGAAGTCCAAAAGATGAAAGCGATATCGACCTTCTTTTCGTATTTGAACCCAAAAGTTCGATAAGCTTTTTTGATCTCGTTGAAATCCAGAGTAAAATGGAAAAAAATATTGGAAAAAAAATAGATCTTCTTACACCAGAAGCTCTTAATGAGAACATAAAGGAAAACATACTTTCTAAAGCTCAAAAAATTTATGGATAG
- a CDS encoding endonuclease domain-containing protein has translation MRQYDSNLNQIARKLRKSMTEAEVRMWQRLRKKQVCNIQFFRQKIIGNYIVDFIAPLIHLVIEIDGGGHFEKGQLIKKDRVREVYLKQKNLSILRFTNTEVMQNIDGVFISIYKFIESRN, from the coding sequence ATGCGTCAATATGATTCAAATCTCAATCAAATAGCCAGAAAACTGAGAAAATCTATGACAGAGGCAGAGGTAAGAATGTGGCAAAGATTGAGAAAAAAACAAGTTTGTAATATTCAATTTTTTAGACAAAAAATTATTGGAAATTATATCGTTGATTTTATCGCACCATTAATACATCTTGTTATTGAAATAGACGGAGGGGGACATTTCGAAAAAGGACAGCTCATAAAGAAAGATCGTGTTCGTGAAGTTTATTTAAAGCAAAAAAATCTCTCGATTCTTCGATTTACAAATACAGAAGTGATGCAAAATATAGATGGAGTTTTTATAAGTATTTATAAGTTTATTGAGAGTAGGAATTAA
- a CDS encoding NUDIX domain-containing protein, which translates to MLIKNTKHSFIPDEDYKKIMEIMPIPTVDIVIFHQDKTKVLLFLRKNKPAQGYYYALGGRIHKGESLTESAMRKAKEELHLTLEENDLFFGGVIDEFFEDSRFDGVAMHSLNSFFGYVLGESAIWKFDPTQFEDAKWFDILDDKLHPFMKQKLDILKKIL; encoded by the coding sequence ATGTTAATAAAAAACACAAAACATTCTTTTATCCCAGACGAAGACTATAAGAAAATAATGGAAATAATGCCTATCCCTACGGTGGACATTGTGATCTTTCATCAGGACAAAACGAAAGTTCTCTTGTTTCTTAGGAAGAACAAACCAGCTCAAGGATATTATTATGCTTTGGGAGGAAGAATTCATAAAGGAGAATCCCTTACAGAGTCCGCCATGCGCAAAGCCAAAGAAGAACTCCATCTCACACTAGAAGAGAATGATCTTTTTTTCGGGGGAGTGATAGACGAATTTTTCGAAGACTCGAGATTTGACGGAGTAGCTATGCACTCACTCAATAGTTTCTTTGGCTATGTTTTGGGAGAATCTGCTATTTGGAAATTCGACCCTACCCAATTCGAAGATGCAAAATGGTTTGATATTCTTGACGACAAGCTCCACCCCTTTATGAAACAAAAGCTAGACATTCTTAAGAAAATATTGTGA